The segment GGCGCTCGCGCGCCGGATGAACGACAACACCAGCGTCGATCCGGGCGAGCACGACGACATCACGGGGATCGAACACATCGAGAAGGTCCGCCTGATCGACCAGAGCCCGATCGGGCGCACCCCCCGGTCGAACCCCGCCACGTACACCGGCGTCTTCGACTACATCCGCGACCTGTTCGCGGAGACGAAGCTCGCCAAACAGCGCGGCTACGAGAAGGGCCGCTTCTCCTTCAACGTCAAGGGCGGGCGGTGTGAGGAGTGTGGCGGACAAGGTACTGTAAAGATCGAGATGAACTTCCTCTCGGACGTCTACGTCCCCTGCGAGGAGTGTGGCGGCTCGCGGTACAACGACGAGACGCTCGACGTCACCTACAAGGGCGCGACGATCGCCGACGTCCTCGACATGAGCGTCGAGGAGGCGCTCGAGTTCTTCGATCACGACACCCGCATCGGGAGCCGCCTCCAGCTCCTCTCGGACGTCGGCCTCGACTACATGCGCCTCGGCCAGCCCTCGACGACGCTCTCCGGAGGAGAGGCCCAGCGTATCAAGCTCGCAGAGGAGCTCGGAAAGCGCGATACGGGCGACACGCTCTACCTGCTCGACGAGCCGACGACGGGGCTCCACAGCGAGGACGAGCGAAAGCTGATCGACGTCCTCCAGCGACTGGTCGACAACGGCAACAGCGTCGTGGTGGTCGAACACGAGCTCGACCTGGTGAAGAACGCCGACCACGTCATCGACCTCGGGCCCGAGGGCGGCGAGAAGGGCGGCGAGGTCGTCGCCGAGGGCACCCCCGAGGAGCTCGCGGGGATCGAGGGCTCTCACACCGGCCGCTACCTCCGCGACCTGCTGCCCGCGATCGACCTCGAGGGGCCACGCTCGGACAGGCAGGAGCCCGCGACGGTCGCTGGCGACGACTGAGCCGACTGGCGGCGAATCCGCTCGCCATCCGAACGGTCATCGTCGACTGAACGCGCCCCCTCGTTTTTGTCGATCGGCACCCTACTCACGGGTATGACGACCGTCTACGCGGCCATGCGGGACGCGTTCCTGACGATCGACCCCGATGAGGGACGGTGTGTGGAGTCGCTGACGGACCACGACGGCGTCTGCGTCGCCGCCTCCTCCGATGCTCCCGATCGCGTCCTCTGTGGGACCGCCGATGCCGGCCTCCACCGAAGCGAGGACGGCGGCCGCTCGTTCGAGCGGGTCGGCGAGTCGACGCTCGACTCCGAGCACGTCACGAGCGCGACGGTCAGTCCCCACGACCCCGAGGAGGTGTGGATCGGCACCGAGCCCAGCGCGGTCTACCGCAGTACCGATGGCGGCGACACCTGGGAACGGCGCGAGGGGATCACCGATCTACCCTCGGAGCCCGAGTGGTACTTCCCGCCGCGGCCCGACACCCACCACGTCCGGTGGATCGAACTCGACCCGCACGACCCCGAGCGGCTCTACGTCGGGATCGAACTCGGCGCACTGATACTCAGCGACGACGCGGGCGAGACCTGGCGAGAACGTCCCGAGGGCTCGCGCCGGGACAACCACTCGCTCGCGACCCACCCGGAAGAGCGCGGCCGGGTCTACTCGGCCGCGGGCGACGGCTACGCCGAGAGCACCGACGCGGGCGAGTCCTGGACCCACCCGCAGGAGGGGCTCGAGCACCGCTACTGCTGGAGCGTCGCGCCCGATCCGGGCGATCCCGAGGCGGTGCTCGTCTCGAGCGCGAACGGGGCCCGGACCGCCCACACCGCCGGCACGGCAGAGAGCTACGTCTACCGTCGGACCGAGAGGGAGGGACGCTGGGCGCGCCTCGACGGACGAGGGTTGCCGACCGGCGAGGGCGTCCTCCGGGCCGAGATCGATTCGGCCGGATCCGGGGAGTTCTACGCCGTCAACAACCGCGGGCTCTACCGGACCGTCGACGCCGGCGACTCCTGGGAGCGGATCGCCCTCGACTGGGAGGCGTACGCCGAGCGCGCACCCTGGGGGATGGCGGTCGTCTCTAGTCGCGTTTGAACCCGTAATCCACGTCGACCGTCCGCCATCGTGCGATCTATCGTGTAGGGACGTTCAAACGCTACTAAATGTATCGCGACATCCGGTGGATCCGGCCGTAGGCGTTGACCGTATCGAAGCCGTGGTCGCCGTAGAACTTCGCGATTCCGCGCTTCCAGGGCTCGACGGTGAGCCAGACCTGTGAGACGCCCTCCTCGCGGGCGTGGCCGAACCCCGTCTCCACGAGCGCGTCGCCGATCCCTGCCCGCTGGTACGCCTGCTGGACGAAGATCGCCCGTTCGTGTTTGCCGGCGTCGTCGGATACGTCCGCTCACCGCCGGGGAGCGCCGCCCCAGCCGGTCGTAGACGTCCGAAGACGCACCGCAAACGCGGTCGACGATCGAACGATCGCCCGGTGAGTCGTCGGCCATCGTCGACCTGACGGGCCGTGCACGTAAACCGGTGGGGACCACCGAGTATTTACTCGCTGCCCCGGTAGCACCGATATGTACGACTTCGTCGTGGTCGGGGCCGGTCCCGCCGGCTCGCGCTTCGCACGGCGCGCT is part of the Halalkalicoccus sp. CG83 genome and harbors:
- a CDS encoding WD40/YVTN/BNR-like repeat-containing protein, yielding MTTVYAAMRDAFLTIDPDEGRCVESLTDHDGVCVAASSDAPDRVLCGTADAGLHRSEDGGRSFERVGESTLDSEHVTSATVSPHDPEEVWIGTEPSAVYRSTDGGDTWERREGITDLPSEPEWYFPPRPDTHHVRWIELDPHDPERLYVGIELGALILSDDAGETWRERPEGSRRDNHSLATHPEERGRVYSAAGDGYAESTDAGESWTHPQEGLEHRYCWSVAPDPGDPEAVLVSSANGARTAHTAGTAESYVYRRTEREGRWARLDGRGLPTGEGVLRAEIDSAGSGEFYAVNNRGLYRTVDAGDSWERIALDWEAYAERAPWGMAVVSSRV